The following are encoded together in the Serratia odorifera genome:
- a CDS encoding GNAT family N-acetyltransferase, translated as MLSPFVPPAAHWQRNDYLLSTDPALLDVAWVHRQLTQHSYWAKGQSRETTLRALACSLPFGLYQQQRQVGFGRLITDYCRFAYLSDVIVDSAHRGRGLGGWLATCVTQHPALHQVKRWLLATDDAHQIYQRAGWHAVTRPERLMEYSRPAGEERS; from the coding sequence ATGCTTTCGCCATTTGTTCCGCCCGCTGCCCATTGGCAGCGTAACGATTATCTGCTGAGTACCGATCCCGCGTTGCTTGACGTGGCGTGGGTACATCGACAACTCACGCAGCACAGCTACTGGGCCAAAGGACAGTCGCGGGAGACCACCCTGCGGGCGCTGGCCTGCTCGCTGCCGTTCGGCCTTTATCAGCAGCAACGCCAGGTCGGCTTTGGCCGGCTGATCACCGACTATTGCCGCTTTGCCTACCTGAGCGACGTGATCGTCGATAGCGCTCACCGTGGGCGAGGGCTGGGCGGCTGGCTGGCCACCTGCGTGACGCAGCATCCCGCGCTACACCAGGTCAAACGCTGGCTGCTGGCCACCGACGATGCCCATCAGATCTATCAACGCGCGGGCTGGCATGCGGTCACCCGACCGGAAAGGCTGATGGAATATAGCCGTCCAGCCGGGGAGGAGCGCTCATGA
- a CDS encoding M20 aminoacylase family protein, with protein MDHQHLIALRRDLHAHPELGFEEQRTAAMVADFLRQLDIEVHCGVGKTGVVGVLRRGSSPRTVGLRADMDALPMDDAGQQAWHSRYPGRCHACGHDGHTAILLGAAAQLAGSSTFDGSVVFIFQPAEEGLAGAQAMIDDGLFSRFPCDAVYALHNWPELPLGTAQTRPGPIMAAADRFDITVKGGGGHAAQPHLTADTLLATSELVVQLNTIVARAVDPCEPALLTVTRVQGGFSHNMIPASASITGTVRTFDPQVQDTIEQCLRAMAQHVTAAHRLTAEVNYQRYYPATVNAPQQAEIALRAAHNAGLAASLAAKPALTSEDFAFMLQARPGAYLWLGSADSRPLHHSAYDFNDDVIPYGIRWFCEVVRETLPMKI; from the coding sequence ATGGATCACCAGCACTTGATCGCGCTGCGGCGCGATCTGCACGCCCACCCCGAATTGGGGTTCGAAGAGCAGCGTACCGCGGCCATGGTGGCGGACTTCCTGCGTCAACTGGATATCGAGGTGCACTGCGGGGTCGGCAAAACCGGCGTGGTCGGCGTTCTGCGGCGTGGCAGCAGCCCACGCACCGTCGGCCTGCGTGCCGATATGGACGCGCTGCCAATGGACGATGCCGGGCAACAGGCGTGGCACAGCCGCTATCCGGGGCGCTGCCACGCCTGCGGTCACGATGGTCACACCGCGATACTGCTGGGCGCTGCGGCGCAGTTGGCCGGTTCGAGCACCTTTGACGGCAGCGTGGTGTTTATCTTCCAGCCGGCAGAAGAAGGGCTGGCGGGCGCGCAGGCGATGATTGACGACGGGTTGTTCAGCCGTTTCCCCTGTGACGCGGTCTATGCGCTGCACAACTGGCCGGAACTGCCGCTGGGCACCGCGCAGACACGTCCGGGACCGATCATGGCCGCCGCCGATCGCTTCGACATCACCGTTAAAGGCGGTGGAGGCCACGCGGCCCAGCCACATCTCACCGCGGATACGCTGCTGGCAACCAGCGAACTGGTGGTGCAGCTGAATACCATCGTCGCTCGCGCCGTCGATCCCTGCGAACCGGCGTTGCTGACGGTAACCCGCGTGCAGGGCGGTTTTTCGCACAATATGATCCCGGCCAGCGCCAGCATTACCGGTACGGTGCGCACCTTCGATCCGCAGGTGCAAGACACCATCGAGCAATGTCTGCGCGCCATGGCGCAGCACGTCACCGCCGCGCACCGCCTGACGGCGGAAGTCAACTACCAGCGCTATTATCCGGCCACCGTCAATGCGCCGCAGCAGGCGGAGATTGCACTACGGGCGGCGCACAACGCCGGCCTTGCCGCATCGCTGGCGGCGAAGCCGGCGCTGACCTCGGAGGACTTCGCCTTTATGTTGCAGGCACGGCCAGGCGCCTATCTGTGGCTGGGATCCGCCGACAGCCGACCGCTGCATCATTCCGCCTACGATTTTAACGACGACGTCATTCCTTACGGCATTCGCTGGTTCTGCGAAGTGGTGCGTGAAACGCTGCCGATGAAAATTTAG
- the gabT gene encoding 4-aminobutyrate--2-oxoglutarate transaminase → MDNLLAEQQTFSDNGLFLDTREEHVARGVVTAHPLVIAKGKGAEVWDVEGNRYLDFVAGIGVLNVGHSHPAVVAAVTEQLQQLSHACFQVAAYPGYIELARRLNNAVGAGEKFKSVFFTSGAEAVENAVKIARAYTNRSGIVAFDGAFHGRTLLGCTLTGMSQPYKQNFGPFPGEIYRVPFPNAFNGISDGDCLQALDTLFAVQIAAERVAAIIIEPVQGDGGFLPASPAFMQALRELTQRHGIVLICDEVQTGFGRTGKMFGFQHAGIVPDLVTVAKSLGGGLPISGVVGKAEIMEAPTPGGLGGTYGGNALACAAALAVLDLLADGSLLARANQLGGELNARLHQLADKYVCIGEVRGIGFMQAVEIIDVESGLPDAALTQRILDCASQEGLLLIKCGIKRNTVRFLAPLVTSDSQLEEALHIFDIALARATGRLG, encoded by the coding sequence ATGGATAATTTACTGGCTGAGCAGCAGACATTTTCTGACAACGGATTATTCCTGGACACGCGGGAAGAACACGTGGCACGCGGCGTGGTCACCGCACACCCGCTGGTGATTGCCAAGGGAAAGGGCGCCGAAGTCTGGGACGTCGAGGGCAACCGCTATCTGGACTTTGTCGCCGGCATCGGTGTCTTGAACGTCGGGCATAGCCATCCGGCGGTAGTGGCCGCGGTCACCGAACAGCTGCAACAGCTCTCGCACGCCTGCTTCCAGGTGGCAGCCTATCCGGGGTATATCGAGCTGGCCAGGCGGTTGAATAACGCGGTCGGCGCCGGTGAAAAATTCAAGAGCGTCTTTTTTACCAGCGGCGCAGAAGCGGTGGAAAATGCGGTTAAAATCGCCCGCGCATACACTAACCGATCGGGGATCGTTGCCTTTGACGGCGCGTTTCACGGCCGCACGCTGTTAGGCTGCACGCTAACCGGCATGAGTCAGCCTTACAAACAGAACTTTGGGCCATTCCCCGGTGAAATCTACCGCGTGCCGTTCCCCAATGCGTTTAACGGTATTTCTGACGGCGACTGCCTGCAGGCGCTGGATACGCTGTTTGCCGTGCAGATAGCGGCGGAACGCGTGGCGGCAATCATTATCGAACCGGTGCAGGGCGATGGCGGCTTCCTGCCCGCATCGCCGGCGTTTATGCAGGCATTGCGCGAACTGACCCAGCGTCACGGCATTGTACTGATCTGCGACGAAGTACAAACCGGCTTTGGCCGCACCGGTAAAATGTTCGGTTTCCAGCACGCCGGCATCGTGCCGGATTTGGTGACCGTGGCAAAAAGCCTCGGCGGCGGTTTGCCGATCTCTGGCGTGGTGGGCAAGGCGGAAATCATGGAAGCCCCCACCCCGGGCGGCCTGGGCGGCACCTACGGCGGTAATGCGCTGGCCTGTGCGGCGGCGTTGGCAGTGCTGGACCTGCTGGCCGACGGCTCGCTGTTGGCGCGCGCCAATCAGTTGGGTGGCGAACTTAATGCACGTCTGCATCAATTGGCCGACAAGTATGTCTGCATCGGCGAGGTGCGCGGCATCGGCTTTATGCAGGCGGTGGAAATTATCGACGTCGAAAGCGGGTTACCCGATGCGGCACTGACCCAGCGTATTCTCGACTGCGCCAGCCAGGAAGGTCTGCTGCTGATCAAGTGCGGCATCAAGCGTAATACCGTTCGTTTCCTCGCGCCGTTGGTCACCAGCGACTCGCAGTTGGAAGAGGCGCTGCACATCTTTGATATTGCGCTGGCCCGCGCCACCGGCAGGCTGGGCTGA
- a CDS encoding ABC transporter permease produces MNVLTLPWRFFLSLTTSGRVGLLITLVWILLALFGASLAPHSLDDIGVGPMLGGLSKDFWLGTDYLGRDMFSRILYGARYSIGLALSAALLASLAGTLLALLAAVAGRWLEEILGRINDAMLVLPGKILALMIVAVFGSSLPMLIVTAVFTYWPGAYRIAYAMAANLRSMDYVQASRLRGESRFYIAIHDILPNMLHPMLTDFGLRFVYIVLLLSGLSFLGLGVQPPYADWGTLVRENLQGLFDGSPAVLMPALAIASLTIGANLFIDSLQAMRPLSPAKGVA; encoded by the coding sequence ATGAATGTGCTAACGCTACCCTGGCGCTTTTTTCTCTCGCTGACCACCAGCGGGCGAGTCGGCCTGCTGATTACCCTGGTGTGGATCCTGCTGGCTCTGTTTGGCGCATCGCTGGCGCCGCATAGCCTGGACGATATCGGCGTCGGCCCGATGCTCGGCGGCCTGAGCAAAGACTTCTGGCTGGGCACCGATTACCTTGGCCGCGATATGTTCAGCCGCATTCTGTACGGCGCGCGTTATTCTATCGGACTGGCGCTGAGCGCCGCACTGTTGGCCAGTCTGGCCGGCACGCTGCTGGCCCTGCTGGCGGCGGTGGCGGGCCGCTGGCTTGAGGAGATCCTTGGGCGCATCAACGATGCAATGCTGGTACTGCCCGGCAAGATCCTGGCGCTGATGATCGTGGCGGTGTTTGGCTCCTCGCTGCCGATGCTGATCGTCACCGCGGTATTCACCTACTGGCCGGGCGCTTACCGCATCGCCTATGCCATGGCGGCCAACCTGCGCTCGATGGACTATGTTCAGGCGTCGCGGCTGCGCGGCGAGAGCCGTTTTTATATCGCCATCCACGATATTTTGCCCAACATGCTGCATCCGATGCTCACCGATTTCGGTCTGCGCTTCGTGTATATCGTGCTGCTGCTCAGCGGCCTGAGTTTCCTGGGGCTGGGCGTCCAGCCGCCGTACGCCGACTGGGGCACGCTGGTGCGCGAAAATCTGCAGGGGCTGTTTGACGGCTCCCCGGCGGTGCTGATGCCTGCTCTGGCGATTGCCAGTCTGACCATCGGCGCCAATCTGTTTATCGATAGCCTACAGGCGATGCGCCCGCTGAGCCCGGCCAAGGGGGTTGCATGA
- a CDS encoding GNAT family N-acetyltransferase: protein MTIEINVLNPSHLEAALALTQRLQWPHRRADWQQALQLGEGLVAEQHGTLLGTLLYWRWGHDYASLGLVIVADHAQGNGIGKRLMQSALTRLEGHSVRLHATEAGKGLYEKLGFVATGTIEQHQCRSLGEVSPLPPPAGQRLRPARHDDAAALTALDGQAHGYHRPRLTAVLLEQAERVLVLEEHGAVSGFACLRRFGHGYVVGPIVCSDLPRAQLLVSTLLSGLSGQFVRIDTDAESGLGTWLNALGVPQVDAPTTMIRGRQYQPERILAFGLTTQAMV from the coding sequence ATGACCATTGAGATAAACGTCCTGAACCCAAGCCATCTGGAAGCCGCGCTGGCGCTGACCCAGCGTTTGCAGTGGCCACACCGCCGAGCAGACTGGCAACAGGCGTTGCAGTTGGGCGAAGGGCTGGTTGCCGAACAGCACGGTACGCTGCTGGGCACCCTTCTTTATTGGCGCTGGGGCCATGACTATGCCTCTCTGGGGTTGGTGATCGTCGCAGACCACGCGCAGGGCAACGGCATTGGCAAACGCCTGATGCAGAGCGCGCTGACGCGGCTGGAAGGACACAGCGTGCGGCTGCACGCCACCGAAGCGGGCAAGGGGCTGTATGAAAAGCTCGGCTTTGTCGCCACCGGCACCATCGAGCAGCACCAGTGCCGCAGTCTGGGCGAGGTCAGTCCGCTGCCGCCGCCGGCCGGGCAGAGGTTACGCCCGGCACGCCATGACGATGCCGCCGCGCTGACCGCGCTGGATGGTCAGGCGCACGGTTATCATCGTCCACGGCTGACGGCGGTGCTGCTGGAGCAGGCCGAACGGGTGCTGGTGCTGGAAGAGCATGGCGCAGTGAGCGGCTTTGCCTGTCTGCGGCGCTTTGGTCACGGTTACGTGGTCGGGCCGATTGTCTGCAGCGATCTGCCGCGCGCCCAGTTGCTGGTCAGCACTTTGCTGAGCGGGCTGTCGGGCCAGTTCGTGCGCATTGATACCGATGCCGAATCCGGCCTTGGCACATGGCTGAACGCCCTTGGCGTGCCGCAGGTCGACGCGCCAACCACCATGATCCGCGGGCGGCAATACCAGCCCGAGCGCATACTGGCGTTCGGGCTGACAACCCAGGCAATGGTCTGA
- a CDS encoding 2-hydroxyacid dehydrogenase → MNIVYKSEPARGRQWAQLLAQLAPEATFRQWPEVGDPQQVDYLIAWQPPQNIMQTFPNLKVLFSVGAGVDQFDYASLPPELPVVRMIEPGLTQGMVEYVTFAVLALHRGMPRYLQQQRQQRWQEQPTPVAGACRIGVMGAGTLGEAVLRPLVAFGYPCASWSRSAKTIDGVRCYAGDAQLGAFLASSDILVCLLPLTASTEGILNAALFNQLPPGAALVQVGRGRQLNHQHLLDALDSGQLSAAVIDVTSPEPLPPGHAFWQHPAIWLTPHIASQTRPESAVQALLDNIRRFERGEAMIGTIERTRGY, encoded by the coding sequence ATGAATATCGTCTACAAATCCGAGCCGGCACGCGGCCGCCAGTGGGCCCAATTGCTGGCCCAGTTGGCACCGGAAGCGACCTTTCGCCAATGGCCCGAGGTCGGCGACCCGCAGCAGGTTGATTATCTGATCGCCTGGCAACCGCCACAAAATATCATGCAAACCTTTCCCAACCTTAAGGTGCTGTTTTCGGTCGGTGCCGGCGTCGACCAGTTTGACTATGCCAGCCTGCCGCCTGAACTGCCGGTGGTGCGCATGATCGAACCCGGACTGACCCAGGGCATGGTGGAATACGTCACCTTTGCCGTACTGGCGCTGCATCGCGGCATGCCGCGTTATCTGCAGCAACAGCGTCAACAGCGCTGGCAGGAACAACCGACGCCGGTCGCCGGCGCCTGCCGGATTGGCGTGATGGGCGCCGGTACGCTGGGTGAAGCGGTGCTGCGGCCGCTGGTGGCGTTCGGCTATCCCTGCGCCAGTTGGAGCCGCTCGGCCAAAACCATCGACGGCGTACGCTGCTACGCTGGCGATGCGCAGTTGGGGGCATTCCTCGCCAGCAGCGATATTCTGGTCTGCCTGCTGCCGCTGACTGCCAGCACCGAGGGCATCCTCAATGCCGCGCTGTTCAACCAATTGCCGCCGGGGGCGGCGCTGGTTCAGGTCGGTCGCGGCCGGCAGCTCAATCATCAACATCTGCTGGATGCGCTGGACAGCGGCCAACTGTCTGCCGCGGTGATTGACGTGACATCGCCGGAACCGTTGCCGCCAGGGCATGCGTTTTGGCAGCATCCCGCCATCTGGCTTACGCCACACATCGCCAGCCAGACGCGTCCAGAGAGTGCGGTACAGGCGTTGCTGGACAATATTCGCCGCTTTGAGCGCGGTGAGGCGATGATCGGCACGATCGAACGCACAAGAGGCTATTGA
- a CDS encoding Lrp/AsnC family transcriptional regulator gives MNGLMKLDRIDINILVQLQKDGRISNVNLADAVGLSPSPCLQRVKRLETAGFITGYEAHINLTKITDSVTVFTEVTLSGHRREDFMRFENAIREVDELMECHLITGGYDYLLRFITRSIEHYQEVIEQLLDAKVGIDKYFSYIVIKSPIIKSSVPLRSLISRHTPVEY, from the coding sequence ATGAACGGCTTAATGAAACTGGACCGCATTGACATCAATATTCTGGTACAGCTGCAAAAAGACGGCCGCATCAGCAATGTCAACCTTGCCGATGCGGTGGGTCTTTCTCCCAGCCCCTGTCTGCAACGCGTCAAACGCCTGGAGACCGCCGGCTTTATCACCGGCTACGAAGCGCATATCAACCTGACCAAAATCACCGATTCGGTAACGGTGTTCACCGAAGTCACATTGTCCGGCCACCGACGTGAAGACTTTATGCGTTTCGAAAACGCCATCCGCGAAGTGGACGAACTGATGGAATGCCACCTGATCACCGGCGGCTACGATTACCTGTTGCGCTTTATTACCCGCAGCATCGAGCACTACCAGGAAGTGATTGAACAGCTGCTGGATGCCAAGGTCGGCATCGACAAGTACTTCAGCTACATCGTGATCAAATCGCCAATCATCAAAAGCAGCGTCCCGCTGCGTTCGCTGATTTCCCGCCATACCCCGGTGGAATACTGA
- a CDS encoding NAD(P)/FAD-dependent oxidoreductase: MPAPIRYVQDSRFFPESADVVVIGAGIAGAAAAYELARQGVSVVLVEKGLVGGEQSSRNWGWCRQQNRDERELPLIIHALRRWEELGKETGEELGFRRSGLVYATGNQEDINAWDNWGKMARAYGVRSDILTAEQAKAMTPGSTSRWLGGVSSPTDGHAEPRLAAAGLAIAAQRLGAEVFQQCAVRGLDISAGRISGVVTERGLIKTSRVICAGGAWTSMFCRRHGIDLPLGNVIGTAFRTAPIEQAIAVPLYTPSFACRPQLDGSYTVSVSGRGRLSPGVQGLRYARQFYPTFKARRKNLTIRLGLDAFINGPESPARWQFDRRSPFEKVRILDPAADMAMVQEGIAAMSREFPALENIRVEQAWGGMIDSTPDAIPVISPVAKLPGLIVSAGYSGHGFGIGPGAGRLAADLATDATPIVDPTPFRYARLVDGSGLAAPGMM; the protein is encoded by the coding sequence ATGCCCGCACCGATTCGATACGTACAGGACAGCCGATTCTTCCCCGAGTCGGCGGATGTGGTGGTGATTGGCGCCGGCATTGCCGGAGCCGCCGCCGCCTATGAGCTGGCAAGACAGGGCGTCAGCGTGGTGCTGGTTGAAAAGGGCCTGGTGGGCGGCGAACAGTCAAGCCGCAACTGGGGCTGGTGTCGCCAGCAGAATCGCGACGAGCGGGAACTGCCGCTGATCATCCATGCGCTGCGGCGCTGGGAGGAGCTCGGCAAAGAAACCGGCGAAGAACTCGGCTTTCGTCGTAGCGGCCTGGTATATGCCACCGGCAATCAGGAAGATATCAACGCCTGGGACAACTGGGGAAAAATGGCCCGTGCCTATGGCGTGCGCAGCGACATTCTGACCGCCGAACAGGCCAAGGCGATGACGCCGGGCAGCACCAGTCGATGGCTGGGCGGGGTGTCTTCCCCCACCGACGGGCACGCCGAGCCGAGGCTGGCCGCCGCCGGACTGGCAATTGCGGCACAGCGGCTGGGAGCCGAGGTATTCCAGCAATGCGCGGTGCGCGGATTGGATATTTCCGCTGGCCGGATCAGCGGGGTGGTCACCGAGCGTGGACTGATCAAGACCAGCCGCGTCATCTGCGCCGGCGGTGCCTGGACGTCGATGTTCTGCCGCCGTCACGGTATCGATCTGCCGCTGGGCAATGTGATTGGTACCGCATTTCGCACCGCCCCCATCGAGCAGGCGATTGCCGTACCGCTGTATACGCCGTCGTTCGCCTGCCGCCCACAGCTGGACGGCAGCTACACCGTGTCGGTGTCCGGCCGTGGCCGCCTGTCACCGGGGGTGCAGGGGCTGCGTTACGCCCGCCAGTTCTATCCGACGTTCAAGGCACGCCGCAAGAATCTGACCATTCGACTGGGGTTGGACGCCTTTATCAACGGCCCCGAGTCGCCGGCTCGCTGGCAGTTTGACCGCAGGTCGCCGTTTGAAAAGGTGCGCATTCTCGATCCCGCCGCCGACATGGCGATGGTGCAGGAGGGCATTGCGGCAATGAGCCGAGAGTTCCCGGCACTGGAGAATATTCGCGTAGAGCAGGCCTGGGGTGGCATGATCGACAGCACGCCGGATGCGATCCCGGTGATCTCGCCGGTGGCTAAACTGCCGGGACTGATCGTGTCGGCCGGTTACAGCGGGCACGGTTTTGGCATCGGCCCCGGCGCCGGTCGGCTGGCGGCCGATCTGGCCACCGACGCTACCCCGATTGTCGACCCGACGCCGTTCCGCTATGCGCGGCTGGTAGACGGTTCTGGCCTGGCTGCGCCGGGCATGATGTAA
- a CDS encoding ABC transporter ATP-binding protein, whose protein sequence is MNITAHGARPMVAVDNLRVIAHADDGSEIPLVSDIRFSVQQGEVLALIGESGSGKTTIALALMGYARHGCRIAGGNIHVAGTDVTALSARQLCQFRGNKVAYIAQSAAASFNPAMKIIDQVVEPVVIHHVMSRAAAEKKAVALFRELALPNPDTIGQRYPHQVSGGQLQRLMTAMALISDPEVVILDEPTTALDVTTQVEVLKAFRRVVRQRGMTAIYVSHDLAVVAQMADRILVLLKGTMAEYGSTEDLLRAPQAQYSHQLLDAARQKVRPSPWHAEEDNAQPLLEVRDLSAGYGPLDASGQPKIPILHDINFRLYRGQAIGIIGESGSGKTTLAHAIAGINTPSKGHILFNGHYIANTMQQRPENELRRIQYVFQMADTALNPAHSIEKILTRPLRLFHGLRGSALQRRLFDLLELVRLPRSVLDRQPWTLSGGQKQRVNLARALAAEPDLILCDEVTSALDTVVAAAILDLITDLRRELGLSVLFISHDLHAVRSVCDEIIVVKNGHRVTQVARADYDKPSSDLYYERLKRAVPELRQGWLDEHEANNIAL, encoded by the coding sequence ATGAATATTACCGCACACGGCGCCCGCCCTATGGTGGCGGTGGACAATCTGCGCGTTATTGCCCATGCGGATGACGGCAGCGAAATTCCGCTGGTGTCCGACATCCGTTTTAGCGTCCAGCAGGGCGAAGTGCTGGCGTTGATCGGCGAGTCTGGCTCCGGCAAGACCACCATCGCACTGGCGCTGATGGGCTATGCGCGTCACGGCTGTCGTATTGCCGGCGGCAACATCCACGTTGCCGGTACCGACGTTACCGCGCTGTCGGCCAGGCAACTGTGTCAGTTTCGCGGCAACAAAGTGGCCTATATCGCGCAAAGCGCCGCCGCGTCGTTTAATCCGGCAATGAAAATTATCGATCAGGTGGTAGAGCCGGTGGTGATTCATCATGTGATGAGCCGTGCCGCGGCAGAAAAAAAAGCCGTGGCGCTGTTTCGTGAACTGGCGCTGCCCAATCCGGACACCATCGGCCAGCGTTATCCGCACCAGGTCTCCGGCGGTCAGCTACAGCGTCTGATGACTGCCATGGCGTTAATCAGCGATCCCGAGGTAGTGATCCTGGATGAACCGACCACTGCGCTCGACGTCACCACCCAGGTCGAAGTATTGAAGGCGTTTCGGCGCGTGGTGCGTCAGCGCGGCATGACGGCGATTTACGTCAGTCACGATCTGGCGGTAGTGGCGCAGATGGCCGACCGCATCCTGGTGCTGCTGAAAGGGACGATGGCGGAATATGGCTCCACCGAAGATCTGCTGCGCGCGCCGCAGGCACAATACAGCCACCAGCTGTTGGACGCCGCGCGGCAGAAGGTACGTCCAAGCCCTTGGCACGCCGAGGAAGACAACGCCCAGCCGTTGCTGGAAGTGCGCGATCTGTCGGCCGGCTACGGGCCGCTGGACGCCAGTGGACAGCCGAAGATCCCGATCCTGCATGACATCAATTTTCGGCTGTATCGTGGACAGGCGATCGGCATTATCGGCGAATCCGGGTCGGGGAAAACCACGCTGGCACACGCCATTGCCGGCATCAATACGCCGTCGAAAGGGCATATCCTGTTCAACGGGCATTACATTGCCAACACGATGCAGCAGCGGCCGGAGAACGAACTGCGCCGCATCCAGTATGTGTTCCAGATGGCCGATACCGCGCTGAACCCGGCGCACAGCATAGAAAAAATCCTTACCCGGCCGCTGAGGCTGTTTCACGGCCTGCGTGGTTCGGCGCTGCAACGACGGCTATTCGACCTGCTGGAGCTGGTCAGGCTGCCGCGCAGCGTACTGGATCGCCAGCCGTGGACGCTGTCCGGCGGTCAGAAACAGCGCGTCAACCTGGCGCGGGCGCTGGCCGCAGAACCCGATCTGATACTGTGCGATGAAGTGACCTCCGCCCTGGATACCGTGGTGGCGGCGGCGATCCTCGATCTGATTACCGATCTGCGCCGTGAGCTGGGACTGTCGGTACTGTTTATCAGCCATGATTTGCACGCGGTACGCTCGGTGTGCGATGAAATCATCGTGGTGAAAAATGGCCATAGGGTGACGCAGGTGGCGCGGGCAGACTACGATAAACCGTCCAGCGACCTGTATTATGAGCGTCTCAAGCGTGCCGTGCCGGAATTGCGCCAGGGCTGGCTGGACGAACACGAGGCCAACAACATTGCGCTTTAA